A window from Catalinimonas alkaloidigena encodes these proteins:
- a CDS encoding YdeI/OmpD-associated family protein codes for MNPKVDHYLAEGCGRCPLGGTPDCKIHAWSAALAQLRALLLDCGLTETLKWGVPCYTFQSRNLVMIHAFKDYFALNFFQGALLHDPEGLLVQQTENVQAGRQIRFTHAREVTAREATLRAYVYEAIEVERAGLKVVMKKTSEFAVPAEFQQQLDQDPALQAAFERLTPGRQRGYLLHFAQPKQAKTRAARVEKYRSHILRGKGLHDR; via the coding sequence ATGAATCCGAAAGTCGATCACTACCTTGCCGAAGGCTGCGGGCGGTGTCCCCTTGGCGGCACGCCCGACTGCAAAATCCACGCTTGGTCGGCGGCGTTAGCGCAGTTGCGCGCCCTCCTGCTCGACTGCGGGCTGACCGAAACGCTGAAGTGGGGCGTGCCGTGCTACACGTTTCAGAGTCGGAATCTGGTGATGATCCATGCGTTTAAGGACTACTTTGCGCTTAACTTTTTTCAGGGAGCGCTGTTGCACGATCCGGAAGGTCTGCTCGTCCAGCAAACCGAAAACGTACAGGCCGGGCGCCAGATCCGGTTCACGCACGCGCGGGAAGTCACGGCCCGGGAAGCCACCCTCCGCGCCTATGTTTACGAAGCCATCGAGGTGGAACGAGCGGGCCTGAAAGTCGTAATGAAAAAGACGTCGGAGTTTGCCGTGCCGGCCGAGTTTCAACAGCAGCTGGATCAGGATCCGGCGTTACAAGCCGCCTTCGAACGCCTGACGCCCGGGCGGCAACGCGGCTACCTGCTCCACTTCGCTCAACCGAAACAAGCGAAAACCCGGGCCGCACGGGTCGAAAAATACCGTTCGCACATTCTCCGGGGAAAGGGGCTGCACGACCGATAG
- a CDS encoding DoxX family protein, translating into MAKRNQIIYWIATLWLALGMGSTGAVQILHQPAEVENITQLGYPPYFLTLLGFWKILGVVAVLLPKFPLLKEWAYAGFFFAMSGATFSRIAAGDSFAALAPSLLLLVLTVVSWYFRPANRKVASVHLQPRQA; encoded by the coding sequence ATGGCGAAGCGAAATCAGATCATCTATTGGATTGCCACGCTCTGGCTGGCCCTGGGAATGGGGTCGACCGGCGCGGTTCAGATCCTCCACCAGCCGGCAGAAGTTGAAAACATCACGCAGTTGGGCTATCCCCCCTATTTCCTGACCTTGCTCGGCTTCTGGAAAATTCTGGGCGTCGTGGCGGTGCTGCTGCCGAAGTTTCCTCTACTCAAAGAGTGGGCCTACGCGGGCTTTTTCTTCGCGATGTCAGGGGCGACGTTTTCCAGAATTGCGGCGGGCGATTCGTTCGCGGCCCTGGCGCCTTCGCTGTTGCTGCTGGTGCTGACCGTGGTTTCGTGGTACTTCCGGCCCGCGAACCGGAAGGTTGCGTCGGTCCATCTTCAACCCCGACAGGCATGA
- a CDS encoding ArsR/SmtB family transcription factor, which produces MRLRRDVFQAIADPTRRAILLLVASQSMTAGTIATHFDTARPTVSKHLQILTECELLAQEPSGREMYYHLNPLKMKEIADFLEPFRQLWDDRFNKLESLMKSYPSQP; this is translated from the coding sequence ATGCGCCTGAGACGAGACGTTTTCCAAGCTATCGCCGACCCGACCCGCCGTGCCATCCTGCTACTGGTCGCTTCGCAATCCATGACGGCGGGCACCATCGCCACTCACTTCGACACGGCCCGCCCCACCGTGTCGAAGCACCTGCAAATCCTCACCGAGTGCGAGCTACTGGCCCAGGAACCAAGTGGCCGGGAGATGTACTACCACCTCAACCCACTGAAGATGAAGGAGATCGCAGATTTCCTCGAACCCTTCCGGCAATTGTGGGACGACCGGTTCAACAAACTGGAATCGCTGATGAAATCTTACCCCTCCCAACCCTAG
- a CDS encoding SRPBCC domain-containing protein: MERKTHLTAEEGKQELEITRVFALPVDLLFKAYAEPDLVEQWMSTKVLKLDNKPHGGWRFETTDAQGNVVFQAHGVVHTFVPNQQIVRTFEMSNAGFPPQLEFLEFERLTDDSSQLRMHIVFRSVADRDQLLRLPFAYGLNMAHDRLQEVVSNSLSY, translated from the coding sequence ATGGAACGAAAAACCCACCTCACGGCCGAAGAAGGCAAGCAGGAACTTGAAATCACCCGCGTGTTTGCGTTGCCGGTCGACCTGTTGTTCAAGGCGTATGCCGAGCCCGACCTGGTCGAGCAATGGATGAGCACGAAGGTGCTGAAACTGGATAACAAGCCCCACGGCGGCTGGCGGTTCGAAACCACCGATGCGCAGGGGAATGTAGTGTTTCAGGCGCACGGCGTCGTCCATACGTTTGTCCCGAACCAGCAAATCGTCCGCACGTTCGAAATGTCGAATGCCGGTTTTCCCCCGCAACTCGAATTTCTGGAGTTTGAGCGCCTCACCGACGACAGCAGCCAACTCCGTATGCACATCGTGTTCAGATCCGTCGCCGACCGCGATCAACTGCTGCGCCTTCCCTTTGCGTACGGCCTCAACATGGCCCACGATCGGCTGCAGGAAGTCGTGAGCAACTCATTGAGCTACTGA